From a single Candoia aspera isolate rCanAsp1 chromosome 10, rCanAsp1.hap2, whole genome shotgun sequence genomic region:
- the LRFN1 gene encoding leucine-rich repeat and fibronectin type III domain-containing protein 1 isoform X1 has protein sequence MLSNHIFDLLLLNFVPRASLATECASIMEKLFLPLLMLGTMAKAQHCPGRCICQNISPTLTMLCAKTGLLFVPPTIDRRTVELRLTDNFITVIRRKDFSNMTNLVHLTLSRNTISQILPYAFADLRALRALHMNSNRLAVLKNEHFRGLGNLRHLILGNNQISLIESSCFDEFLSTVEDLDLSYNNLEALPWEAIGQMVSLNTLTLDHNLIDHIAEGTFSQLQKLVRLDMTSNRLQKLPPDNLFLRAQVLANVHGTHPSTLTISFGGNPLHCNCELLWLRRLTREDDLETCASPEHLMDKYFWSIPEEEFICEPPLITRQYSSKAFIMEGQGVSLKCKAVGDPEPSIHWIAPDGKLIHNTTRATIYDNGTLDILITTLKDNGVFTCIASNAAGEATAPVEICIVPLPLLVNHTGHVKEPDPGSSDITTSAKSGANETKNHQDRKIIATDLTSTSVVIHWPSERHIPGIRMYQIQYNSSLDDSLVYRMIPSSSKTFLVNDLAAGREYDLCVLAVYDDGVTSLTATRVVGCVQFTTEGEGAQCHSLHTQFLGGTMIIIIGGIIVASVLVFIIILMIRYKVYSGQEEQKKAKVSNVYSQTNGGHPPTATALPPSAFKAGEDRYETLQEITSKGPRPSGETKFDAPHGQDIPLTEPDKRATRMSTDLQTVAVLTSDEGQTEVRRAGSLVSLCLLEDPGGTPQLRAKSGSSESGAFPRELSRTHHHRHSFDGDYSLFQSYSYPRRTRTKRHMSSSQLNSEEHPLSHRRVTFNSTEWMLESTV, from the exons ATGCTGTCAAACCACATTTTTGACCTTTTGCTGCTTAATTTTGTCCCCAGGGCCTCCCTAGCTACGGAGTGCGCCAGTATCATGGAAAAGCTTTTCTTGCCTCTTCTGATGCTTGGCACCATGGCAAAAGCTCAGCACTGCCCTGGCCGCTGCATCTGCCAGAACATCTCCCCAACGTTGACCATGCTGTGTGCCAAGACGGGCCTCCTGTTCGTGCCACCAACCATTGACCGGCGCACGGTGGAGCTGCGCCTGACGGACAACTTCATCACCGTCATCCGCCGGAAGGACTTCTCCAACATGACCAACTTGGTGCACCTCACCCTCTCCCGGAACACCATCAGCCAGATCCTGCCCTACGCCTTCGCCGACCTGCGTGCCTTACGGGCTTTGCACATGAACAGCAATCGTTTGGCAGTCCTGAAGAATGAGCACTTCCGAGGACTGGGCAACCTCCGGCACCTCATCCTGGGGAACAATCAGATCAGCCTCATTGAGTCTTCGTGTTTTGATGAGTTCCTCTCCACCGTGGAAGACCTGGACCTCTCCTATAACAACTTGGAGGCCTTGCCATGGGAGGCCATTGGCCAGATGGTGAGTCTCAACACTCTTACTCTGGACCACAACCTCATTGACCATATTGCTGAGGGCACTTTCTCCCAGCTCCAGAAGCTGGTACGGTTGGACATGACATCTAACCGGCTGCAGAAGCTGCCCCCGGACAACCTCTTCTTGAGGGCTCAAGTGTTGGCCAATGTCCATGGGACACACCCTTCCACCCTGACCATCAGCTTTGGGGGCAACCCACTGCACTGCAACTGTGAGCTTCTCTGGCTGCGGAGACTCACGCGGGAGGATGACCTGGAGACCTGTGCCTCCCCAGAACATTTGATGGATAAGTATTTTTGGTCGATCCCCGAAGAGGAGTTCATCTGTGAACCTCCACTCATCACCCGCCAATATTCCAGCAAGGCGTTCATCATGGAAGGCCAAGGCGTGAGCCTCAAATGCAAAGCAGTGGGTGACCCAGAACCTTCCATCCACTGGATTGCGCCTGACGGCAAGCTAATCCACAACACCACCCGCGCAACCATCTACGACAACGGCACGCTGGACATCCTCATTACTACCTTAAAGGACAACGGGGTCTTCACCTGCATCGCCTCCAATGCGGCAGGAGAGGCCACCGCCCCTGTCGAAATCTGTATTGTACCTCTGCCCTTGCTGGTTAACCATACTGGCCACGTGAAGGAGCCTGACCCTGGCTCATCCGACATCACCACCTCTGCCAAATCGGGCGCCAACGAAACCAAGAATCACCAGGACAGGAAGATTATAGCCACTGACCTGACATCTACTTCGGTGGTCATCCACTGGCCCTCGGAACGGCACATCCCTGGCATTCGTATGTACCAGATCCAGTATAACAGCTCCTTGGATGACTCTCTGGTCTACAG GATGATTCCCTCGTCCAGCAAGACCTTCTTGGTGAACGACTTGGCAGCAGGCCGGGAGTATGACCTGTGTGTCTTGGCAGTGTATGACGATGGCGTGACGTCCCTCACAGCGACCCGGGTGGTGGGTTGCGTGCAATTCACCACTGAGGGGGAGGGCGCCCAGTGCCACTCGCTCCACACCCAGTTCCTGGGGGGcaccatgatcatcatcatcgGGGGCATCATCGTGGCCTCGGTGCTGGtcttcatcatcatcctcatgaTCCGATACAAGGTGTACAGCGGCCAGGAGGAGCAGAAGAAAGCCAAGGTCAGCAACGTCTACTCCCAGACCAACGGGGGCCATCCGCCCACCGCGACCGCGTTGCCCCCCTCGGCCTTCAAAGCCGGGGAGGACAGGTATGAAACTCTCCAAGAGATCACTTCCAAGGGCCCCAGGCCCAGTGGGGAAACCAAGTTCGACGCCCCCCACGGGCAAGACATCCCCTTGACTGAGCCGGATAAAAGGGCAACTCGGATGTCCACTGACCTCCAAACAGTGGCTGTCTTGACTTCTGACGAAGGGCAGACGGAGGTCAGGAGGGCCGGCTCGTTGGTCTCCCTGTGCCTCCTCGAGGACCCTGGGGGGACCCCCCAGCTCCGGGCCAAGTCAGGCAGCAGCGAGTCGGGGGCTTTCCCTCGTGAACTGTCCAGGACTCACCACCACCGCCATTCCTTCGACGGGGATTACTCGCTCTTccagagttacagctatccccgcCGCACACGGACAAAAAGGCACATGTCCAGTTCCCAGTTGAACTCGGAGGAGCATCCCTTGAGCCACAGACGGGTCACTTTTAACAGCACGGAGTGGATGCTTGAAAGCACAGTCTGA
- the LRFN1 gene encoding leucine-rich repeat and fibronectin type III domain-containing protein 1 isoform X2 produces MEKLFLPLLMLGTMAKAQHCPGRCICQNISPTLTMLCAKTGLLFVPPTIDRRTVELRLTDNFITVIRRKDFSNMTNLVHLTLSRNTISQILPYAFADLRALRALHMNSNRLAVLKNEHFRGLGNLRHLILGNNQISLIESSCFDEFLSTVEDLDLSYNNLEALPWEAIGQMVSLNTLTLDHNLIDHIAEGTFSQLQKLVRLDMTSNRLQKLPPDNLFLRAQVLANVHGTHPSTLTISFGGNPLHCNCELLWLRRLTREDDLETCASPEHLMDKYFWSIPEEEFICEPPLITRQYSSKAFIMEGQGVSLKCKAVGDPEPSIHWIAPDGKLIHNTTRATIYDNGTLDILITTLKDNGVFTCIASNAAGEATAPVEICIVPLPLLVNHTGHVKEPDPGSSDITTSAKSGANETKNHQDRKIIATDLTSTSVVIHWPSERHIPGIRMYQIQYNSSLDDSLVYRMIPSSSKTFLVNDLAAGREYDLCVLAVYDDGVTSLTATRVVGCVQFTTEGEGAQCHSLHTQFLGGTMIIIIGGIIVASVLVFIIILMIRYKVYSGQEEQKKAKVSNVYSQTNGGHPPTATALPPSAFKAGEDRYETLQEITSKGPRPSGETKFDAPHGQDIPLTEPDKRATRMSTDLQTVAVLTSDEGQTEVRRAGSLVSLCLLEDPGGTPQLRAKSGSSESGAFPRELSRTHHHRHSFDGDYSLFQSYSYPRRTRTKRHMSSSQLNSEEHPLSHRRVTFNSTEWMLESTV; encoded by the exons ATGGAAAAGCTTTTCTTGCCTCTTCTGATGCTTGGCACCATGGCAAAAGCTCAGCACTGCCCTGGCCGCTGCATCTGCCAGAACATCTCCCCAACGTTGACCATGCTGTGTGCCAAGACGGGCCTCCTGTTCGTGCCACCAACCATTGACCGGCGCACGGTGGAGCTGCGCCTGACGGACAACTTCATCACCGTCATCCGCCGGAAGGACTTCTCCAACATGACCAACTTGGTGCACCTCACCCTCTCCCGGAACACCATCAGCCAGATCCTGCCCTACGCCTTCGCCGACCTGCGTGCCTTACGGGCTTTGCACATGAACAGCAATCGTTTGGCAGTCCTGAAGAATGAGCACTTCCGAGGACTGGGCAACCTCCGGCACCTCATCCTGGGGAACAATCAGATCAGCCTCATTGAGTCTTCGTGTTTTGATGAGTTCCTCTCCACCGTGGAAGACCTGGACCTCTCCTATAACAACTTGGAGGCCTTGCCATGGGAGGCCATTGGCCAGATGGTGAGTCTCAACACTCTTACTCTGGACCACAACCTCATTGACCATATTGCTGAGGGCACTTTCTCCCAGCTCCAGAAGCTGGTACGGTTGGACATGACATCTAACCGGCTGCAGAAGCTGCCCCCGGACAACCTCTTCTTGAGGGCTCAAGTGTTGGCCAATGTCCATGGGACACACCCTTCCACCCTGACCATCAGCTTTGGGGGCAACCCACTGCACTGCAACTGTGAGCTTCTCTGGCTGCGGAGACTCACGCGGGAGGATGACCTGGAGACCTGTGCCTCCCCAGAACATTTGATGGATAAGTATTTTTGGTCGATCCCCGAAGAGGAGTTCATCTGTGAACCTCCACTCATCACCCGCCAATATTCCAGCAAGGCGTTCATCATGGAAGGCCAAGGCGTGAGCCTCAAATGCAAAGCAGTGGGTGACCCAGAACCTTCCATCCACTGGATTGCGCCTGACGGCAAGCTAATCCACAACACCACCCGCGCAACCATCTACGACAACGGCACGCTGGACATCCTCATTACTACCTTAAAGGACAACGGGGTCTTCACCTGCATCGCCTCCAATGCGGCAGGAGAGGCCACCGCCCCTGTCGAAATCTGTATTGTACCTCTGCCCTTGCTGGTTAACCATACTGGCCACGTGAAGGAGCCTGACCCTGGCTCATCCGACATCACCACCTCTGCCAAATCGGGCGCCAACGAAACCAAGAATCACCAGGACAGGAAGATTATAGCCACTGACCTGACATCTACTTCGGTGGTCATCCACTGGCCCTCGGAACGGCACATCCCTGGCATTCGTATGTACCAGATCCAGTATAACAGCTCCTTGGATGACTCTCTGGTCTACAG GATGATTCCCTCGTCCAGCAAGACCTTCTTGGTGAACGACTTGGCAGCAGGCCGGGAGTATGACCTGTGTGTCTTGGCAGTGTATGACGATGGCGTGACGTCCCTCACAGCGACCCGGGTGGTGGGTTGCGTGCAATTCACCACTGAGGGGGAGGGCGCCCAGTGCCACTCGCTCCACACCCAGTTCCTGGGGGGcaccatgatcatcatcatcgGGGGCATCATCGTGGCCTCGGTGCTGGtcttcatcatcatcctcatgaTCCGATACAAGGTGTACAGCGGCCAGGAGGAGCAGAAGAAAGCCAAGGTCAGCAACGTCTACTCCCAGACCAACGGGGGCCATCCGCCCACCGCGACCGCGTTGCCCCCCTCGGCCTTCAAAGCCGGGGAGGACAGGTATGAAACTCTCCAAGAGATCACTTCCAAGGGCCCCAGGCCCAGTGGGGAAACCAAGTTCGACGCCCCCCACGGGCAAGACATCCCCTTGACTGAGCCGGATAAAAGGGCAACTCGGATGTCCACTGACCTCCAAACAGTGGCTGTCTTGACTTCTGACGAAGGGCAGACGGAGGTCAGGAGGGCCGGCTCGTTGGTCTCCCTGTGCCTCCTCGAGGACCCTGGGGGGACCCCCCAGCTCCGGGCCAAGTCAGGCAGCAGCGAGTCGGGGGCTTTCCCTCGTGAACTGTCCAGGACTCACCACCACCGCCATTCCTTCGACGGGGATTACTCGCTCTTccagagttacagctatccccgcCGCACACGGACAAAAAGGCACATGTCCAGTTCCCAGTTGAACTCGGAGGAGCATCCCTTGAGCCACAGACGGGTCACTTTTAACAGCACGGAGTGGATGCTTGAAAGCACAGTCTGA